The following coding sequences lie in one Streptomyces venezuelae genomic window:
- a CDS encoding histidine phosphatase family protein, with the protein MPTLILVRHGRSTANTAGLLAGWTPGVALDERGSAQAAALPGRLAALPISEVVTSPLQRCRETVAPLLAARPGLQEHTEDRIGECDYGDWSGRKLAELTDEPLMEVVQRHPSAAAFPGGESMRAMQTRAAEAVREWNARVEREHGEDAVYVMCSHGDIIKSLVAEALGLHLDLFQRISVEPCSVTAIRYTRLRPFLVRLGDTGDFASLAPREEPPGDDATVGGGAGAP; encoded by the coding sequence ATGCCCACGCTGATCCTCGTCCGGCACGGACGCTCCACGGCCAACACCGCCGGCCTGCTCGCCGGGTGGACCCCCGGCGTGGCCCTCGACGAGCGCGGCTCCGCCCAGGCCGCCGCACTCCCCGGCCGGCTCGCCGCGCTGCCCATATCCGAAGTGGTCACCAGCCCTCTGCAGCGCTGCCGCGAGACCGTCGCGCCGCTGCTCGCCGCCCGGCCCGGACTGCAGGAGCACACCGAGGACCGCATCGGCGAATGCGACTACGGCGACTGGTCGGGCCGCAAGCTCGCCGAGCTCACCGACGAGCCGCTGATGGAGGTCGTCCAGCGGCACCCGTCCGCCGCCGCGTTCCCCGGCGGCGAGTCCATGCGCGCCATGCAGACCCGCGCCGCCGAGGCGGTCCGCGAGTGGAACGCGCGCGTGGAGCGCGAACACGGCGAGGACGCCGTCTACGTGATGTGCTCCCACGGCGACATCATCAAGTCCCTCGTCGCCGAAGCCCTCGGCCTCCACCTCGACCTGTTCCAGCGCATCTCCGTGGAGCCCTGCTCCGTCACCGCCATCCGCTACACCCGGCTGCGGCCCTTCCTCGTACGCCTCGGCGACACCGGCGACTTCGCCTCCCTCGCGCCTCGTGAGGAGCCGCCGGGCGACGACGCGACCGTGGGAGGCGGTGCGGGCGCACCGTGA
- the mshC gene encoding cysteine--1-D-myo-inosityl 2-amino-2-deoxy-alpha-D-glucopyranoside ligase, translating to MHAWPASEVPALPGKGRDLRIHDTATGGLVTLDPGPVARIYVCGITPYDATHMGHAATYNAFDLVQRVWLDTKRQVHYVQNVTDVDDPLLERANRDGKDWVELAEGETALFREDMTALRLLPPKHYIGAVEAIPGIVPLVERLRDMGAAYELEGDIYFSVESDAHFGEVSGLDTAAMKLLSAERGGDPERVGKKNPLDPMLWMAARDGEPSWDGGSLGRGRPGWHIECVAIALDHLGMGFDVQGGGSDLAFPHHEMGASHAQALTGEYPFAKAYVHAGMVGLDGAKMSKSKGNLVFVSQLRRDGVDPAAIRLALLAHHYRADWEWTDAVLAEAVERLGRWRAAVSRPDGPSAEALVEEIREALANDLDAPAALAAVDRWAARQGADGGADEGAPGVVSRAVDALLGVAL from the coding sequence ATGCATGCCTGGCCCGCTTCTGAGGTCCCCGCCCTTCCCGGCAAGGGCCGCGACCTCCGGATCCACGACACCGCGACCGGTGGACTCGTCACCCTCGACCCCGGTCCCGTCGCCCGTATCTACGTCTGCGGAATCACCCCGTACGACGCCACCCACATGGGTCACGCGGCGACCTACAACGCGTTCGACCTCGTGCAACGCGTGTGGCTCGACACCAAGCGGCAGGTTCACTACGTCCAGAACGTGACCGACGTGGACGACCCGCTCCTGGAACGCGCCAATCGCGACGGCAAGGACTGGGTCGAGCTCGCCGAGGGCGAGACCGCGCTGTTCCGCGAGGACATGACCGCGCTGCGCCTCCTGCCGCCGAAGCACTACATCGGCGCCGTCGAGGCCATACCCGGCATCGTGCCGCTCGTCGAACGCCTCCGCGACATGGGCGCCGCCTATGAACTCGAGGGCGACATCTACTTCTCCGTCGAGTCCGACGCCCACTTCGGGGAGGTCTCCGGGCTCGACACCGCCGCGATGAAGCTCCTCTCCGCCGAGCGCGGCGGCGACCCGGAGCGCGTCGGCAAGAAGAACCCCCTCGACCCGATGCTGTGGATGGCGGCCCGCGACGGCGAGCCGAGCTGGGACGGCGGCAGCCTCGGCCGCGGGCGCCCCGGGTGGCACATCGAGTGCGTCGCCATCGCCCTCGACCACCTCGGCATGGGCTTCGACGTGCAGGGCGGCGGATCCGACCTCGCGTTCCCGCACCACGAGATGGGCGCGTCGCACGCGCAGGCGCTGACCGGCGAGTACCCCTTCGCGAAGGCGTACGTCCACGCGGGCATGGTCGGCCTGGACGGCGCGAAGATGTCCAAGTCCAAGGGCAACCTCGTCTTCGTCTCGCAGCTGCGGCGCGACGGGGTCGACCCCGCAGCGATCCGGCTCGCACTCCTCGCGCACCACTACCGCGCGGACTGGGAGTGGACGGACGCGGTGCTCGCGGAGGCGGTGGAGCGGCTGGGGCGCTGGCGTGCGGCTGTGTCCCGTCCCGACGGGCCGTCCGCCGAGGCGCTCGTCGAGGAGATCCGCGAGGCGCTCGCGAACGACCTGGACGCGCCTGCCGCGCTGGCCGCGGTCGACCGGTGGGCCGCTCGGCAGGGTGCGGACGGCGGGGCGGACGAGGGGGCGCCGGGGGTTGTGTCGCGCGCCGTCGACGCGTTGCTTGGCGTGGCCTTGTAG
- a CDS encoding S8 family peptidase has translation MTEQADPARDPGAGGPGPDGMGFTYREAQPELIVVARPEARLRAGERDVRSASGSDVSALNMFLSDEQLTLEPLFGNEDRLRAAAPSAAGEDDVPDLALFYRVRGGDDRPDELRARMAALPGIDTAYVKPGAVPASIEPSPTQPHDLDEATRRRKEGMPATPDFTSRQGYLKPAPEGIDARWAWQRLGGSGEGVTVVDIEGAWQLRHEDLAAKLAGVVVGTPIQDLAWRNHGTAVIGVIGGDRNSLGITGIVPEAVTAAASFQPLGTAATIHAAAERLNRGDIILVELHRPGPKYDFGPRDDQKGYIAIEWWPDDYAAVRYATAKGVLVVGAAGNGAESLDDAVYERRPDGFPSWWRNPFNPSNRSSGAVLVGAGAPPPGTHGRDHGPDRSRLAFSNYGARVDAQGWGRETTTTGGFWDRPGDLQGGADEIAWYTDTFSGTSSASPIVVGALASLQGMLKAAGQQPMTPERARATLRATGSPQQDAPGRPASQRIGNRPDLKAAVTNLLPSAVGSGQAERYWDELLPYPPELPPRLRLFVAGEWRNLDNPSPETRQAVHAAFAGGRPDVRVWFSDDEVVGLVVTG, from the coding sequence ATGACCGAGCAGGCAGACCCGGCGCGGGACCCCGGAGCCGGCGGACCGGGCCCCGACGGAATGGGATTCACCTACCGAGAAGCCCAACCAGAGCTGATCGTCGTCGCCCGGCCCGAGGCCCGGCTGCGCGCCGGCGAGCGGGACGTCCGCTCGGCCTCCGGCTCCGACGTATCGGCCCTGAACATGTTCCTCTCCGACGAACAGCTCACCCTGGAGCCGCTGTTCGGCAACGAGGACCGGCTGCGGGCCGCGGCGCCCTCGGCGGCGGGCGAGGACGACGTGCCCGACCTGGCCCTCTTCTACCGCGTCCGCGGCGGCGACGACCGGCCCGACGAGCTGCGCGCGCGGATGGCGGCGCTGCCGGGCATCGACACGGCGTACGTGAAGCCCGGCGCCGTACCGGCCTCCATCGAACCCTCGCCGACCCAGCCGCACGACCTGGACGAGGCGACCCGGCGGCGCAAGGAGGGCATGCCCGCCACACCCGACTTCACCAGCCGTCAGGGCTACTTGAAGCCGGCGCCCGAGGGAATCGACGCACGCTGGGCCTGGCAGCGCCTCGGCGGCTCCGGCGAGGGCGTCACCGTCGTCGACATCGAGGGCGCCTGGCAGCTGCGCCACGAGGACCTCGCCGCGAAGCTCGCGGGCGTCGTCGTCGGCACGCCCATCCAGGACCTGGCCTGGCGCAACCACGGCACCGCGGTGATCGGCGTCATCGGCGGCGACCGCAACTCCCTCGGCATCACCGGCATCGTGCCGGAGGCCGTGACGGCGGCCGCGTCCTTCCAGCCCCTCGGCACGGCCGCGACGATCCACGCGGCGGCGGAGCGGCTGAACCGCGGCGACATCATCCTGGTCGAACTGCACCGCCCCGGACCGAAGTACGACTTCGGGCCGCGCGACGACCAGAAGGGCTACATCGCCATCGAGTGGTGGCCCGACGATTACGCGGCGGTGCGGTACGCCACCGCGAAGGGCGTACTCGTCGTGGGCGCGGCGGGCAACGGCGCCGAGTCCCTGGACGACGCGGTGTACGAGCGCAGGCCGGACGGCTTCCCGTCCTGGTGGCGCAACCCGTTCAATCCCAGCAACCGTTCCTCCGGCGCGGTCCTGGTGGGCGCGGGCGCTCCCCCGCCCGGCACGCACGGCCGCGATCACGGCCCCGACCGCTCGCGTCTGGCCTTCTCCAACTACGGGGCGCGCGTGGACGCGCAGGGCTGGGGCCGTGAGACCACCACGACCGGCGGGTTCTGGGACCGGCCCGGCGATCTGCAGGGCGGCGCCGACGAAATCGCGTGGTACACGGACACGTTCTCCGGCACGTCCTCCGCGTCGCCGATCGTCGTGGGTGCCCTCGCCTCGCTGCAGGGCATGCTGAAGGCCGCGGGCCAGCAGCCGATGACGCCGGAGCGGGCCCGTGCGACGCTGCGCGCGACAGGCTCCCCGCAGCAGGACGCGCCGGGCAGGCCCGCGTCGCAGCGGATAGGCAACCGCCCCGACCTCAAGGCGGCGGTGACGAACCTGCTGCCGTCCGCGGTGGGTTCGGGTCAGGCCGAGCGGTACTGGGACGAGCTGCTTCCGTATCCGCCGGAACTTCCGCCGCGGCTCCGGCTGTTCGTGGCCGGGGAGTGGCGCAACCTCGACAACCCGTCCCCCGAGACGCGGCAGGCGGTGCACGCCGCCTTCGCCGGGGGGCGACCGGACGTACGTGTCTGGTTCTCGGACGACGAGGTCGTCGGCCTCGTCGTCACCGGCTGA
- the corA gene encoding magnesium/cobalt transporter CorA: MIVDCAIYRDGRRTEGPDDLSDALDQARAEGDAFVWIGLHEPTEKEFDRVTQEFGLHPLAVEDALKAHQRPKLEVYDDSLFMVLKPVVYEQDSDTVTSGEVMIFMGDSFVVTVRHGEGAPLGVVRHRLEAEPDVLKHGPTSVLYSIADASVDHYLEVADELQADLEVLEAEVFSPEGGSSSRNTASRIYRFKRQILEFRRATGPLALPVARLSGVNPLSPSVPFVDETAQPFFRDVNDHLTRVNESVEGLDRLVSDILSAHLAQMSVRQNDDMRKISAWAAMAAVPTMIAGIYGMNFDHMPELHWSWTYPAVILLMVVLEVVLYRMFKRRGWL; this comes from the coding sequence GTGATCGTCGACTGTGCCATCTACCGGGACGGGCGTCGGACCGAGGGCCCCGATGACCTCTCCGACGCCCTCGACCAGGCGCGGGCGGAGGGCGACGCGTTCGTGTGGATCGGGTTGCACGAGCCGACCGAGAAGGAGTTCGACCGGGTCACCCAGGAGTTCGGGCTGCATCCGCTGGCCGTGGAGGACGCCCTCAAGGCCCACCAGCGGCCGAAGCTGGAGGTCTACGACGACTCGCTGTTCATGGTCCTCAAGCCGGTCGTGTACGAGCAGGACAGCGACACCGTCACGTCGGGCGAGGTCATGATCTTCATGGGTGACTCGTTCGTGGTCACCGTCCGCCACGGCGAGGGCGCACCGCTCGGTGTCGTACGCCACCGTCTGGAGGCCGAACCCGATGTCCTGAAGCACGGTCCTACGTCGGTTCTGTACTCGATCGCCGACGCGTCCGTGGACCACTATCTGGAGGTCGCCGACGAGCTGCAGGCCGACCTGGAGGTCCTGGAGGCGGAGGTCTTCTCGCCGGAGGGCGGGAGCTCGTCGCGGAACACGGCGTCGCGGATCTACCGGTTCAAGCGGCAGATTTTGGAATTCCGGCGGGCGACGGGGCCCCTTGCGCTGCCGGTGGCACGGCTCTCCGGAGTGAACCCGTTGAGCCCTTCGGTGCCCTTCGTGGACGAGACGGCGCAGCCGTTCTTCCGGGACGTCAACGACCACCTCACGCGCGTCAACGAGTCCGTGGAGGGCCTGGACCGGCTGGTGTCGGACATCCTGTCCGCGCATCTGGCGCAGATGAGCGTGCGGCAGAACGACGACATGCGGAAGATCTCGGCGTGGGCGGCGATGGCGGCGGTGCCCACGATGATCGCGGGCATCTACGGCATGAACTTCGACCACATGCCCGAGCTGCACTGGTCGTGGACGTATCCGGCGGTGATCCTCCTGATGGTGGTCCTCGAGGTCGTCCTCTACCGCATGTTCAAGCGCCGCGGCTGGCTGTAG
- a CDS encoding DUF3090 domain-containing protein, giving the protein MSRQVFLYDPPERFVAGTVGLPGRRTFFLQASAGVRVTSVALEKTQVAALAERMEELLDEVVRRSGGNAPVPAVAPSEVSDSAPLDSPVEEEFRVGTMALAWDGEEERMVVEAQALVELDADSEDDLAEAEERLLQDEENGPPMLRVRLTGAQARAFAKRALDVVNAGRPPCPLCSLPLDPEGHVCPRQNGYRRGA; this is encoded by the coding sequence GTGTCCCGTCAGGTGTTCCTCTACGACCCCCCGGAGCGCTTCGTCGCGGGAACGGTAGGGCTGCCCGGACGGCGTACCTTCTTCCTCCAGGCCTCCGCAGGTGTCAGGGTGACCAGCGTCGCCCTGGAGAAGACCCAGGTGGCCGCGCTCGCCGAGCGCATGGAGGAGCTCCTCGACGAGGTCGTGCGCCGCAGCGGGGGCAACGCCCCGGTGCCGGCCGTCGCACCGTCCGAGGTCTCCGACAGCGCGCCGCTCGACTCCCCCGTGGAGGAGGAGTTCCGCGTCGGCACGATGGCGCTCGCCTGGGACGGCGAGGAGGAGCGGATGGTCGTCGAGGCACAGGCCCTCGTCGAGCTGGACGCCGACTCCGAGGACGATCTCGCCGAAGCCGAAGAAAGGCTCCTGCAGGACGAGGAGAACGGTCCGCCGATGCTGCGCGTCCGGCTCACCGGCGCGCAGGCCCGCGCCTTCGCCAAGCGCGCACTCGACGTCGTCAACGCGGGCCGCCCGCCGTGCCCGCTGTGCAGCCTCCCGCTCGACCCGGAAGGACACGTATGCCCGCGCCAGAACGGATACCGGCGGGGAGCGTGA
- a CDS encoding PAC2 family protein, with the protein MIELEGVPELVDPVMVAAFEGWNDAGDAASAAVAHLDKEWKGEVFAALDAEDYYDFQVNRPTVWLDGGVRKITWPTTRLSVVRVGGDKPRDLVLVRGIEPSMRWRSFCNEILGFAHELGVELVVIMGALLGDTPHTRPVPVSGVTSDPDLARTMDLEETKYEGPTGIVGILQEACTHAGVPAVSLWAAVPHYVSQPPNPKATLALLNRLEDLVGLRIPLGELAEDARAWQVGVDQLAAEDSEVAEYVQSLEEARDTAELPEASGEAIAREFERYLRRRDGGEGGAGGAGGAAYLRDSPSDRTRPPKPKPTQRPGQGAEDGEGENGDSSPPDSSDD; encoded by the coding sequence GTGATCGAGCTCGAGGGGGTACCCGAGCTGGTCGACCCGGTCATGGTGGCCGCGTTCGAGGGCTGGAACGACGCCGGCGACGCCGCCTCCGCCGCGGTCGCGCATCTCGACAAGGAGTGGAAGGGCGAGGTGTTCGCGGCGCTGGACGCCGAGGACTACTACGACTTCCAGGTCAACCGCCCCACCGTCTGGCTCGACGGCGGAGTGCGGAAGATCACGTGGCCGACGACCAGGCTCTCGGTGGTCCGTGTCGGCGGTGACAAGCCCCGCGACCTGGTCCTGGTGCGGGGCATCGAGCCGTCCATGCGCTGGCGGTCGTTCTGCAACGAGATCCTCGGCTTCGCGCACGAGCTGGGCGTCGAGCTGGTCGTGATCATGGGTGCGCTGCTCGGTGACACCCCGCACACCCGGCCCGTCCCGGTCAGCGGCGTGACGTCCGACCCGGACCTGGCGCGCACCATGGACCTGGAGGAGACCAAGTACGAGGGTCCGACGGGCATCGTCGGCATCCTCCAGGAGGCGTGCACGCACGCGGGCGTCCCGGCCGTCAGCCTGTGGGCCGCCGTGCCGCACTACGTGTCGCAGCCGCCCAACCCGAAGGCCACGCTGGCGCTCCTCAACCGCCTGGAGGACCTGGTCGGCCTGCGGATCCCGCTGGGCGAGCTGGCCGAGGACGCGCGCGCCTGGCAGGTGGGCGTGGACCAGCTGGCCGCCGAGGACAGCGAGGTCGCGGAGTACGTCCAGTCGCTGGAGGAGGCGCGGGACACCGCGGAGCTCCCCGAGGCGTCCGGTGAGGCCATCGCCCGCGAGTTCGAGCGGTACCTGCGGCGGCGCGACGGCGGGGAAGGCGGTGCGGGCGGAGCAGGCGGAGCGGCGTACCTGCGGGACTCGCCGAGCGACCGCACGCGGCCGCCGAAGCCGAAGCCGACGCAGCGGCCGGGACAGGGCGCGGAGGACGGCGAGGGCGAGAACGGCGACTCGAGCCCCCCGGATTCCTCGGACGACTGA
- a CDS encoding SCO1664 family protein: MPAPERIPAGSVTVADPLALLTHGELTVRGRIREASNAVLYCTVAYEGQEAACVYKPVAGERPLWDFPDGTLAQREVAAYEVSLATGWDLVPPTVLRDGPHGEGMCQLWIEASGDAELLALVDGDEPGEGWKAVGLAQVDEERTALLVHADDVRLRRLAVLDAVINNSDRKGGHLLPSDGHLYGIDHGVTFHAENKLRTLLWGWAGEPLTDEALKALQGLQDGLAEGAGLAGRLAGLITPRETEALRARVAALLKSGRHPEPSGEWPAIPWPPV, from the coding sequence ATGCCCGCGCCAGAACGGATACCGGCGGGGAGCGTGACCGTCGCCGACCCCCTCGCGCTCCTCACCCACGGGGAGCTGACCGTGCGCGGCCGCATCCGCGAGGCCTCCAACGCGGTGCTCTACTGCACGGTCGCGTACGAAGGCCAGGAGGCCGCCTGCGTCTACAAGCCGGTCGCCGGCGAGCGCCCGCTGTGGGACTTCCCCGACGGCACGCTCGCCCAGCGCGAGGTCGCCGCGTACGAGGTGTCGCTCGCCACCGGCTGGGACCTCGTGCCGCCGACCGTGCTGCGCGACGGACCGCACGGCGAGGGCATGTGCCAGCTGTGGATCGAGGCGTCCGGCGACGCGGAGCTCCTCGCCCTCGTCGACGGGGACGAACCCGGCGAGGGCTGGAAGGCGGTCGGCCTCGCGCAGGTCGACGAGGAGCGTACGGCGCTCCTCGTGCACGCCGACGACGTACGGCTGCGGCGGCTCGCCGTCCTCGACGCGGTGATCAACAACAGCGACCGCAAGGGCGGCCACCTGCTGCCCTCCGACGGGCACCTCTACGGCATCGACCACGGAGTCACCTTCCACGCCGAGAACAAGCTGCGCACGCTGCTGTGGGGCTGGGCGGGGGAGCCCCTGACCGACGAGGCCCTGAAGGCCCTCCAGGGCCTCCAGGACGGCCTCGCGGAGGGCGCGGGCCTCGCGGGACGGCTGGCCGGGCTGATCACCCCCAGGGAGACCGAGGCGCTGCGCGCACGGGTGGCGGCACTCCTGAAGTCGGGGCGCCACCCCGAGCCGAGCGGCGAGTGGCCCGCTATTCCCTGGCCGCCCGTGTGA
- a CDS encoding NPCBM/NEW2 domain-containing protein: protein MRSPTRFRPAVAVALLGLLAVFAGPGGGSAQAAGEPAATTVGDVTGFDAEEAVYRLSAGDAEARVSFVSAETFRLELAPDGKFTDPTGDDIVLPQGKAPRTKWADKGDRYEMSTAEVTLRAYKSPLRFALYRSDGSRIWAESKGLTWTKDGTTQSLARGAGEQFYGGGMQNGRGNTSHRGKKVEVSVDYDWDDGGHPNSVPFYLSSEGYGVFRNTYAPNTYDFAEPVTATAKEQRFDAYYFAGRGSDAAKDVIGQYTKLTGKPFLPPVYGMEIGDADCYLHNANRGERHTLDALKVADGYVQNDMPNGWMLVNDGYGCGYEDLAETAQGLAERKMKMGLWTEDGLDKIAEQVKAGQRVAKLDVAWVGDGYKKALDGCKDAYRGIEDNSDARGFTWAPESWSGAQRCGVQWSGDQSGSWEYIRWQIPTYAGSTMSGLAYTTGDVDGIFGGSPKTYVRDLQWKMFLPVTMTMDGWAASDKQPFRQGEPYTSINRKYLKLHEALLPYLYSYGHEATSTGVGAVRPLALEYPHDPEAATDAAKYEFLTGEDFLVAPVYKDTTTRDGIYLPKGTWTDYWTGRTYQGPTTIDGYSAPLDTLPLFVRGGATVPMWPGGIRSYQDRTADSPLAWDVYPQGNSSFELYEDDGVTRQHRDGKYATQRAEVRAPHSGAGDVRVRIGASKGTYKGKPGSRAYAFTLHTGDAPSRVEVGGQRLPRFASKGAYDRARVGWFYDRDDRGGVVKVKTAALRTDRGFELRLDDTSAVGGAVPGAPATVGVPAGQELGAGTPGKVAVDITAGTKDATGVEATLDVPAGWTAGTAKADRIPAGTTRRVEVALTPAKDADISEQPLTATVRHRSAGQDRTAVQRFALGVMPEAPSQDTWASDMKWLKSTNGYGPAERDRSNGESGADDGHTLTLAGKTYEKGIGTHADSVIEVYAGGRCTTFTADVGIDDEINGYGEVAFSVEADGKVLWTSPKVTGASATVPVDVDVRGARHVELKVSDTNGSKSGDHADWAAARFSCA from the coding sequence ATGAGATCTCCTACTCGCTTCAGACCGGCGGTCGCAGTCGCTCTTCTGGGGCTTCTCGCGGTGTTCGCGGGGCCCGGTGGTGGCTCCGCGCAGGCTGCCGGTGAGCCTGCTGCCACCACCGTCGGCGACGTCACCGGGTTTGACGCCGAAGAGGCCGTCTACCGGCTGAGCGCGGGCGACGCCGAGGCCCGTGTCAGCTTCGTGTCGGCCGAGACCTTCCGGCTCGAGCTCGCCCCGGACGGGAAGTTCACCGACCCCACGGGTGACGACATCGTCCTGCCGCAGGGCAAGGCCCCCCGGACCAAGTGGGCCGACAAGGGCGACCGTTATGAGATGAGCACCGCCGAGGTGACGTTGCGGGCCTACAAGTCGCCGCTGCGGTTCGCGCTGTACCGGAGCGACGGCAGTCGGATCTGGGCCGAGTCCAAGGGGCTGACGTGGACCAAGGACGGCACCACTCAGAGCCTCGCGCGCGGTGCCGGTGAGCAGTTCTACGGCGGCGGCATGCAGAACGGGCGCGGCAACACCTCGCACCGCGGCAAGAAGGTCGAGGTCAGTGTCGACTACGACTGGGACGACGGGGGGCACCCCAACTCCGTGCCCTTCTACCTGTCCTCCGAGGGGTACGGCGTCTTTCGGAACACGTACGCGCCCAACACGTATGACTTCGCCGAGCCCGTGACCGCCACCGCGAAGGAACAGCGGTTCGACGCCTACTACTTCGCCGGGCGCGGCAGCGACGCCGCCAAGGACGTCATCGGGCAGTACACCAAGCTCACCGGCAAGCCCTTCCTGCCGCCCGTCTACGGCATGGAGATCGGCGACGCCGACTGCTACCTCCACAACGCCAACCGCGGTGAACGGCACACCCTCGACGCGCTCAAGGTCGCCGACGGGTACGTCCAGAACGACATGCCCAACGGGTGGATGCTCGTCAACGACGGTTACGGCTGCGGGTATGAGGATCTCGCCGAGACCGCCCAAGGGCTCGCCGAGCGCAAGATGAAGATGGGGCTGTGGACCGAGGACGGGCTCGACAAGATCGCCGAGCAGGTCAAGGCCGGCCAGCGCGTCGCCAAGCTCGACGTCGCCTGGGTCGGCGACGGCTACAAGAAGGCGCTCGACGGCTGCAAGGACGCCTACAGGGGGATCGAGGACAACAGCGACGCCCGCGGCTTCACCTGGGCCCCGGAGAGCTGGTCCGGCGCGCAGCGCTGCGGCGTGCAGTGGTCCGGTGACCAGAGCGGCAGCTGGGAGTACATCCGCTGGCAGATCCCGACGTACGCCGGGTCCACCATGTCCGGGCTCGCCTACACGACCGGTGACGTCGACGGCATCTTCGGCGGCAGCCCCAAGACGTACGTGCGCGACCTCCAGTGGAAGATGTTCCTGCCGGTCACCATGACGATGGACGGGTGGGCCGCCAGCGACAAGCAGCCCTTCCGGCAAGGGGAGCCCTACACCTCCATCAACCGCAAGTACCTGAAGCTGCATGAAGCGCTGCTGCCGTATCTGTACTCGTACGGCCATGAGGCGACCTCGACCGGAGTCGGTGCCGTACGGCCGCTCGCCTTGGAGTACCCCCATGACCCCGAGGCCGCGACCGACGCCGCCAAGTACGAGTTCCTGACCGGCGAGGACTTCCTCGTCGCGCCCGTCTACAAGGACACCACCACCCGCGACGGCATCTACCTCCCCAAGGGCACCTGGACCGACTACTGGACCGGGCGCACCTACCAGGGGCCGACCACGATCGACGGCTACAGCGCGCCCCTCGACACGCTGCCCCTCTTCGTGCGAGGCGGTGCCACCGTGCCCATGTGGCCGGGCGGCATCCGTTCCTACCAGGACCGCACCGCGGACTCCCCGCTCGCCTGGGACGTCTACCCGCAGGGCAATTCCTCCTTCGAGCTGTACGAGGACGACGGCGTGACCCGGCAGCACCGCGACGGCAAGTACGCCACCCAGCGCGCCGAGGTCCGCGCGCCGCACTCCGGAGCGGGTGACGTGCGGGTGCGGATCGGCGCGAGCAAGGGAACGTACAAGGGGAAGCCCGGCAGCCGGGCCTATGCCTTCACCCTGCACACCGGGGACGCGCCCAGTCGGGTGGAGGTGGGTGGGCAGCGGCTGCCTCGGTTCGCCTCCAAGGGCGCCTACGACCGTGCGCGGGTCGGGTGGTTCTACGACCGTGACGACCGCGGCGGTGTCGTGAAGGTCAAGACGGCTGCTCTGCGCACCGATCGCGGCTTCGAGCTGCGGCTCGACGACACCAGCGCCGTCGGCGGTGCCGTGCCCGGCGCCCCGGCCACCGTCGGTGTCCCCGCCGGTCAGGAGCTCGGCGCGGGTACGCCCGGCAAGGTCGCCGTCGACATCACGGCCGGCACGAAGGACGCCACCGGCGTCGAGGCCACCCTCGACGTTCCGGCCGGCTGGACCGCGGGCACCGCGAAGGCCGACCGGATCCCCGCCGGCACCACGCGCCGCGTCGAGGTGGCCCTCACCCCCGCCAAGGACGCGGACATCAGCGAACAGCCGCTCACCGCGACCGTCCGCCACCGCTCGGCCGGCCAGGACCGCACCGCCGTCCAGCGGTTCGCACTCGGCGTGATGCCCGAGGCGCCCTCCCAGGACACCTGGGCGAGCGACATGAAGTGGCTCAAGTCCACCAACGGGTACGGGCCCGCCGAACGCGACCGCAGCAACGGCGAGTCCGGCGCCGACGACGGTCACACGCTGACGCTGGCCGGAAAGACGTACGAGAAGGGGATCGGCACGCACGCCGATTCCGTCATCGAGGTCTACGCGGGCGGCCGCTGCACCACGTTCACCGCGGACGTCGGCATCGACGACGAGATCAACGGCTACGGAGAGGTCGCCTTCTCCGTCGAGGCCGACGGCAAGGTGCTGTGGACCTCGCCCAAGGTGACGGGCGCCTCTGCGACCGTGCCGGTCGACGTCGACGTGCGGGGCGCCCGGCACGTCGAGCTGAAGGTGTCCGACACCAACGGCTCGAAGAGCGGGGACCACGCGGACTGGGCGGCGGCCCGGTTCAGCTGCGCCTGA